The Medicago truncatula cultivar Jemalong A17 chromosome 4, MtrunA17r5.0-ANR, whole genome shotgun sequence genome includes a region encoding these proteins:
- the LOC25493154 gene encoding uncharacterized protein: MLCQNHSYMFVAIREILSHPLMIFLILYKKTFIVHSIFHTQHLSQTLETTLIFIMGATSMSRVTRYLPVGFRRELSRQKLQQYADTSFDDVEFEFLDDCDMGLGIGNSSSSDEFHHDNHMELDVEEDDDKCEKVNEDSNNEKNRNFWDSQFQLLQTNLYRTSSMEISIRNATKEAIEKINGSKLECICSGQSGANRSCRHCFMRQVSSQLQNAGFNSAICNTKWINSYTLPSGEHTFLDVMYTTSKEKGDIRVIIELNFRAQFEMGKASEDYNRLVRKLPEVYVGKAERLSNIIKIMCMAAKRCLKENKMHMGPWRKHKYMQAKWLGPFKRNTSTNSLSLGYSERNINPKQKPKASMLTIDLLENIPNMHTTVKVV; this comes from the exons ATGTTGTGCCAAAATCACTCTTACATGTTCGTGGCGATTAGAGAGATATTGTCACACCCTTTGATGATTTTTCTAATCTTGTATAAAAAGACATTCATTGTTCATTCTATTTTCCACACACAACATTTGAGTCAAACATTAGAGACCACGTTAATATTCATCATGGGTGCAACATCTATGTCCCGTGTTACTAGGTATTTGCCTGTTGGTTTTCGTAGGGAATTGTCTAGGCAAAAACTGCAGCAATATGCAGATACGagttttgatgatgttgaatttgaatttcttGATGATTGTGATATGGGTTTAGGTATTGGTAATAGTTCAAGTAGTGATGAGTTTCATCATGATAATCATATGGAGTTggatgttgaagaagatgatgataaaTGTGAGAAGGTTAATGAAGATAGCAATAATGAAAAGAATAGAAATTTTTGGGACAGCCAATTCCAGCTTTTGCAG ACCAACCTATACAGAACAAGTTCTATGGAAATAAGCATAAGAAATGCAACAAAAGaagcaattgaaaaaataaatggatCAAAATTGGAGTGCATTTGCAGTGGACAGAGTGGTGCAAACAGATCATGTCGACATTGTTTTATGAGACAAGTCTCTAGCCAGCTTCAGAATGCTGGTTTTAACAGTGCCATTTGTAATACTAAATGGATAAATTCATATACTCTTCCATCAG GGGAGCATACATTTTTGGATGTGATGTATACTACAAGCAAAGAGAAAGGAGATATTAGGGTGATAATAGAACTAAACTTTCGAGCACAATTTGAGATGGGAAAAGCAAGTGAGGACTATAACCGTCTTGTGAGGAAACTCCCTGAGGTTTATGTAGGAAAAGCAGAGAGATTAAGTAACATAATCAAGATTATGTGTATGGCAGCTAAAAGGTGTTTGAAGGAAAACAAAATGCATATGGGACCATGGAGAAAACATAAATACATGCAAGCTAAATGGTTAGGTCCATTTAAAAGGAACACTTCAACAAATTCACTTTCATTGGGATATTCTGAGAGGAATATTAATCCAAAGCAGAAGCCAAAGGCATCAATGTTAACCATTGATTTATTAGAGAATATTCCGAATATGCATACTACTGTTAAAGTTGTGTAA
- the LOC25493156 gene encoding uncharacterized protein, with product MGATSLSRVTRYLPVGFRRELSRQKLQQYADTNLGDVEFEFLDDCDMGLGNSNSSSSDEFHHDNHMELDIEDEEDKSSERVNEGCNNEENRNFWDNQLQLLQTNLYRTSSVEISIRNATKEAIEEIDRSKLECCCSRQSGEARSCPNCFMRQVSSYLQNGGFNSAICNTKWTSSHNLPSGEHTFLDVLHSTSKEKGDIRVIIELNFRAQFEMGKASEDYNRLVRKLPEVYVGKAERLSNIIKIMCMAAKRCLKENKMHMGPWRKHKYMQAKWLGPFKRNTSTNSLSLGYSERNINPKQKPKASMLTVDLLEKFPDMHCTAIEVV from the exons ATGGGTGCAACCTCTTTGTCCCGTGTTACTAGGTATTTGCCTGTTGGTTTTCGTAGGGAATTGTCTAGGCAAAAACTACAGCAATATGCAGACACAAATCTTGGtgatgttgaatttgaatttcttGATGATTGTGATATGGGTTTAGGTAATAGTAATAGTTCAAGTAGTGATGAGTTTCATCATGATAATCATATGGAGTTAGATATTGAAGATGAGGAGGATAAATCTAGTGAGAGGGTTAATGAAGGTTGTAACAATGAAGAGAATAGAAATTTTTGGGACAACCAACTTCAGCTTTTGCAG ACAAACCTATATAGAACAAGTTCTGTTGAAATAAGCATAAGGAATGCAACGAAAGAAGCAATTGAGGAAATAGATAGATCAAAATTAGAGTGTTGTTGTAGTAGACAGAGTGGTGAAGCCAGATCTTGTCCAAACTGTTTCATGAGACAAGTCTCTAGCTACCTTCAAAATGGTGGTTTTAACAGTGCCATTTGTAATACTAAATGGACAAGTTCACATAATCTTCCATCag GGGAACATACATTTTTGGATGTGCTGCATAGTACAAGCAAAGAGAAAGGAGATATTAGGGTGATAATAGAACTAAACTTTCGAGCACAATTTGAGATGGGAAAAGCAAGTGAGGACTATAACCGTCTTGTGAGGAAACTCCCTGAGGTTTATGTAGGAAAAGCAGAGAGATTAAGTAACATAATCAAGATTATGTGTATGGCAGCTAAAAGGTGTTTGAAGGAAAACAAAATGCACATGGGACCATGGAGAAAACATAAATACATGCAAGCTAAATGGTTAGGTCCATTTAAAAGGAACACTTCAACAAATTCACTTTCATTGGGATATTCTGAGAGGAATATTAATCCAAAGCAGAAGCCAAAGGCATCAATGTTAACAGTGGATTTGCTAGAGAAGTTTCCTGATATGCATTGCACTGCTATTGAAGTTGTGTAG